One window from the genome of Trabulsiella odontotermitis encodes:
- a CDS encoding helix-turn-helix transcriptional regulator, which translates to MNKSNQTTDRVIREAECRQITGLCRTTRYTMEKEGAFPARRKLGGRAVGWLLSEVAAWQQNCNKAA; encoded by the coding sequence ATGAACAAATCCAATCAAACTACAGACCGTGTGATCCGTGAGGCGGAGTGTCGCCAAATCACCGGTCTTTGCCGCACTACCCGTTACACGATGGAGAAGGAGGGTGCATTCCCGGCTCGCCGTAAGCTCGGCGGTCGTGCGGTTGGCTGGTTGCTTTCCGAGGTTGCTGCTTGGCAGCAGAATTGCAACAAAGCGGCATGA